One region of Silene latifolia isolate original U9 population unplaced genomic scaffold, ASM4854445v1 scaffold_57, whole genome shotgun sequence genomic DNA includes:
- the LOC141639788 gene encoding protein FAR-RED IMPAIRED RESPONSE 1-like, giving the protein MVTPATMVHMKPSRNLNLFHKKMIMDNSRVNHGPVDSFRMFKEYVKGYKNVGTSLEDFKNFSRDVKKYIKEYDAEMLLETFMQEKAMSPSFYFDFEVDDEKRLSKVFWADPISIKNYALFGEAVSFDATYNFN; this is encoded by the coding sequence ATGGTTACCCCAGCTACAATGGTTCATATGAAACCATCTAGGAATTTGAATCTCTTTCACAAGAAAATGATCATGGATAATTCAAGGGTAAATCATGGTCCAGTGGATTCCTTTAGAATGTTTAAGGAATATGTAAAAGGGTACAAAAATGTTGGGACTTCTTTAGaagatttcaaaaacttttcaagggatgttaagaaatatatcaaggaatatGATGCTGAGATGTTATTGGAGACTTTCATGCAAGAGAAGGCTATGTCTCCATCATTTTATTTCGACTTTGAGgtggatgatgaaaaaagactaAGTAAGGTTTTTTGGGCAGATCCAATCTCAATTAAAAACTATGCCCTTTTTGGGGAAGCCGTCTCTTTTGATGCTACTTATAACTTCAATTAA
- the LOC141639789 gene encoding protein FAR1-RELATED SEQUENCE 5-like, translating into MVFCPFTGVDNHKRCVTFAGGLLRKEDGESFTWLFENFVKAMGDCYLTTIITDQCKGINQAVKDVFGDKTQHRLCMWHIMKKLPDKVGPTICQNTNFLKEINSIVWDGEIDTEEFELRWKSILSSYELSDHEWLKSMFDIRSSWIPAYFRDIYLGGIMRTTSRSESENSFFGNFTNPHLTLVEFWMRFQSAMDAQRWKYAKMFERIRLLCKHVLWVLKDRGFDDIPTEYLLDRWSKYVTCRPIFNVVGITLLADFSLIEDNEELGDELLELLRGFNEKLMISVKRGKSKNKKAEIEMLIGSKIPSEASVLPPEKCKNKGSGRRITSNKEKAVQENAKPLRKCCACGEMTHHDSRNCPSRATQK; encoded by the exons ATGGTGTTTTGTCCGTTCACTGGTGTGGACAACCATAAAAGATGCGTCACTTTTGCGGGTGGTTTGTTAAGAAAGGAAGATGGAGAATCATTTACCTGGTTATTTGAGAATTTTGTGAAGGCTATGGGTGATTGCTATCTTACTACAATTATAACTGACCAATGCAAAGGCATCAATCAAGCTGTAAAAGATGTGTTTGGTGACAAAACACAACACCGAttatgcatgtggcatataatgaaaaagTTGCCAGATAAAGTCGGGCCGACAATTTGCCAAAACACaaactttttgaaggaaataaatTCTATTGTTTGGGATGGAGAGATTGATACAGAAGAATTCGAATTGAGATGGAAATCTATCCTTTCTTCGTATGAGCTTTCTGATCATGAGTGGCTGAAGTCAATGTTTGACATTCGTTCAAGTTGGATTCCTGCCTACTTCAGAGACATATATCTTGGTGGGATTATGCGCACAACATCAAGGTCAGAATCTGAAAATAGCTTCTTTGGAAATTTCACAAACCCGCACCTCACtcttgttgagttttggatgcgtttccaATCGGCTATGGATGCGCAGCGTTGGAAATATGCTAAG ATGTTTGAAAGAATTAGGTTACTTTGTAAGCATGTTCTATGGGTGTTAAAAGATAGAGGGTTTGATGATATACCTACGGAGTATCTATTAGACAGATGGAGCAAATATGTAACTTGTCGTCCCATTTTTAATGTTGTTGGGATAACCCTCCTGGCTGATT TTTCGCTTATTGAAGATAATGAGGAACTTGGTGATGAGCTGCTTGAACTTCTTCGCGGTTTCAACGAGAAATTGATGATTTCAGTTAAGCGCGGGAAGTCAAAAAACAAGAAAGCTGAAATTGAGATGCTTATTGGCTCGAAAATACCGTCTGAAGCTAGTGTTCTACCACCAGAAAAGTGTAAGAATAAGGGATCAggaagacggattacttcaaacAAGGAAAAGGCAGTACAAGAAAATGCAAAGCCTTTGAGGAAATGTTGTGCTTGCGGTGAAATGACTCATCATGATAGTAGGAATTGCCCAAGTCGAGCCACTCAAAAGTGA